From the Megalops cyprinoides isolate fMegCyp1 chromosome 21, fMegCyp1.pri, whole genome shotgun sequence genome, one window contains:
- the prcc gene encoding proline-rich protein PRCC, which yields MSLVAYGSSDESDTEDTPVSFEKGGKISGLFASLPAPKGSTESPEPEGLKSTGPNIGINLPPPKDNARNFSSSQRSSSFLSNTEPKQNLEPKNEEETAPGSRGLLLNLPKPKKRTEPVKITIPELRGGDSDSDEDEPVSKKVPTQASGGGLSSLLPQPRNLVVKETQRALVPHALTKRPQEPRAPARPAGVAPTPGASASPSAIKAAAKSAALQLARQMAQEEEGSDEDLAPENYFSLPESSQPPPVLPTPEPDPAMASELPPPPGTEPPFQSDAPLDFASVPQNYPGASGAWDGQQQESFYPRYQDPASHSQGQEHFSQDYYSGGYYPEPDPGVTETEEPGSSSLFDDEAFRRLQGKRNRGKEEVKFLEIKGDDQLIGSQQWMTKSMTEEKEQRKSFSKKKGEQPTGQQRRKHQITYLIHQAKERELELKNSWAENKLTRRQTQAKYGF from the exons ATGTCTCTAGTTGCATACGGTAGCAGCGATGAAAGCGACACTGAAGACACGCCGGTATCTTTCGAAAAAGGAGGCAAAATTTCAGGACTTTTTGCAAGCCTCCCTGCTCCAAAGGGATCTACAGAATCTCCGGAACCAGAGGGTCTGAAAAGTACTGGACCAAACATTGGAATAAATCTCCCTCCCCCGAAAGATAATGCGCGTAATTTCAGTAGCTCTCAGCGATCATCCTCATTCTTATCAAACACAGAGCCTAAGCAGAATTTGGAACCCAAGAACGAAGAGGAAACGGCCCCGGGTTCAAGAGGGTTACTGTTAAATTTACCGAAACCGAAGAAGCGCACAGAGCCTGTGAAAATTACCATTCCAGAACTTCGGGGAGGAGAC TCAGACTCAGATGAGGATGAACCAGTGAGCAAAAAAGTTCCTACCCAG GCCTCGGGTGgtggtctctcctctctcctcccacaaCCACGAAATCTGGTTGTCAAAGAGACCCAGCGGGCCTTGGTTCCACATGCCCTCACCAAACGCCCTCAGGAGCCGAGGGCCCCCGCCCGTCCTGCCGGTGTTGCACCGACCCCGGGTGCCAGCGCCTCGCCCTCCGCCATCAAGGCTGCCGCCAAGTCAGCGGCTCTGCAGCTGGCGCGGCAGATGgcgcaggaggaggagggcagcgACGAAGATTTGGCCCCCGAAAACtacttctctctccctgagaGCTCTCAGCCTCCCCCTGTCCTCCCCACTCCAGAACCAGACCCTGCCATGGCCTCTgagctgccccctccccctgggaCAGAACCGCCTTTCCAGTCAGATGCCCCCCTGGATTTCGCTTCAGTCCCTCAGAATTACCCAGGTGCTAGTGGGGCCTGGGATGGCCAGCAGCAGGAGTCGTTCTACCCCCGGTACCAGGACCCTGCCAGTCACAGCCAAGGGCAGGAACATTTCTCTCAG GACTACTACAGCGGGGGCTACTATCCAGAGCCTGACCCTGGAGTGACAGAGACGGAAGAGCCTGGATCCTCATCTCTTTTCGATGATGAGGCG TTCCGTCGACTTCAGGGGAAGCGGAACCGGGGCAAGGAGGAGGTGAAGTTCCTGGAGATCAAAGGGGATGACCAGCTGATCGGCAGCCAGCAGTGGATGACTAAAAGCATGACGGAGGAGAAGGAGCAACGCAAGTCTTTcagcaag AAAAAAGGAGAGCAGCCTACAGGACAGCAGAGGCGTAAGCACCAGATCACATATCTAATCCACCAG